In the Solanum pennellii chromosome 5, SPENNV200 genome, one interval contains:
- the LOC107018884 gene encoding protein CMSS1, whose protein sequence is MGSGKEKQHKKKQFHLQPKKVVNSKRKKEKVKKTRSSSSSNGESIENVKSKIKVKDTKLIDIVRFPTAAQQLEFFHEQYQSANRIQLSSLELDSFTETCMLELNPDHAQISTALADHMKVAFGSSWKESLCEKELDEKIDPGQPAVLVISLSALRSCDFLRELRPLTSECRAAKLFSKHMKIEEQASTLKNRVNIASGTPSRIKRLIDVEALGLSRLAVIVLDMKTDAKGYSLLTLPQVRDEFWDLYRNYFHQRVLEGALRICLYDEIPVNVKKEKSNQDE, encoded by the exons ATGGGGAGCGGCAAAGAGAAGCAGCACAAGAAGAAGCAATTTCACTTACAACCCAAAAAAGTAGTGAATAGCAaaaggaagaaggaaaaagtgaAGAAGACGagaagcagcagcagcagcaatgGCGAATCTATTGAAAATGTGAAATccaaaattaaagtaaaagacACCAAGTTAATTGATATTGTTCGTTTTCCTACAGCAGCGCAGCAGCTGGAGTTTTTTCATGAACAGTATCAATCAGCTAATAGGATTCAGCTTTCTTCCCTTGAACTCGATTCCTTTACAG AGACATGCATGCTTGAGCTCAATCCTGATCATGCTCAAATTAGTACTGCATTGGCTGACCATATGAAGGTTGCTTTTGGATCATCATGGAAAGAGAGTCTATGTGAAAAGGAGCTTGATGAGAAAATCGATCCAGGGCAACCTGCAGTTCTGGTAATTAGCTTATCTGCCTTGCGTTCGTGCGACTTTCTCAG AGAATTGCGGCCTTTGACGAGTGAATGCCGtgctgcaaagcttttctcaaaGCATATGAAGATTGAGGAGCAG GCGTCTACTCTCAAGAATCGTGTTAATATTGCAAGTGGGACACCAAGCAG GATTAAGAGGTTGATAGATGTGGAGGCACTTGGCCTATCTCGACTAGCTGTGATTGTGCTGGATATGAAAACTGACGCGAAGGGCTATTCACTCTTGACACTGCCTCAAGTCAG AGATGAGTTCTGGGACTTGTATAGGAACTACTTTCACCAACGAGTACTGGAAGGTGCATTGCGGATATGTCTTTATGACGAAATACCAGTTAACGTTAAAAAAGAGAAGAGCAATCAAGATGAGTAG
- the LOC107018746 gene encoding aspartic proteinase-like protein 2, which translates to MGKFDFGWVSLLLVILVWSVYVGGEGVIKVHSKFAGLERNLRALKAHDEMRHLHILAGIDLPIGGTGRPNSVGLYFTEIGIGTPPNNYFVQVDTGSDIMWVNCIACERCPKRGYRNIDLTLYNPRDSLTGKLIGCGQSFCKDFYRVSVLGCSGNSSCTYTQNYGDGSSTRGYFVEDVIQYDKVSGDLQTKSANGSVIFGCGVIQSADLISSDEAFDGILGFGKSNSSILSQLASSGKVKKMFAHCLDGLNDGGIFAVGNVVQPKVNMTSLVPNQQHYSVNMMAVEVGYQFLNLSADVFLNGENHEVIIDSGTTLAYLPEVIYSPLVKKILSWQPDLKLHHDEYTCFEYSGSVDDGFPQVTFHFENSLSLRVRPHEYLFPDEDLVCIGWQNSANLSRDNWNLTVFGDLVLSNRLILYDLENQAIGWTEYNCSSNISLKDEITGLVHLVGAHTLSSGSRLTAQMAMTFLLLAALLHNPFN; encoded by the exons ATGGGAAAATTCGATTTTGGTTGGGTTTCGTTGTTGTTAGTTATACTTGTTTGGAGTGTATATGTGGGAGGTGAAGGGGTAATTAAAGTGCATTCTAAGTTTGCTGGGTTGGAAAGGAATTTGCGTGCCCTAAAAGCTCATGATGAAATGCGCCATCTCCATATTCTCGCCGGCATCGACCTTCCTATCGGCGGAACTGGCCGTCCTAATTCCGTCGG GCTTTACTTTACTGAGATTGGGATTGGAACACctccaaataattattttgttcaaGTGGATACGGGAAGTGATATAATGTGGGTTAACTGCATTGCATGTGAAAGATGCCCCAAAAGAGGCTATCGTAAT ATCGATCTAACACTCTACAATCCAAGGGATTCTCTCACTGGTAAACTCATTGGTTGTGGTCAATCATTTTGCAAAGACTTCTACAGAGTTTCAGTATTAGGCTGCTCTGGTAATAGTTCTTGTACATATACTCAAAATTATGGAGATGGAAGCTCTACAAGGGGCTACTTCGTGGAGGATGTTATCCAATACGATAAGGTGTCAGGTGATCTCCAAACTAAATCAGCAAATGGGAGTGTTATTTTCGG GTGTGGTGTTATACAATCTGCTGACCTGATTTCTTCTGATGAAGCTTTTGATGGGATTCTTGGATTTGGGAAATCAAACTCATCCATACTTTCCCAGCTGGCTTCATCTGGAAAAGTGAAGAAAATGTTCGCACACTGCCTTGATGGTTTGAATGATGGTGGTATTTTTGCCGTTGGAAATGTTGTGCAACCAAAAGTGAACATGACTTCTTTGGTACCTAACCA GCAACATTACAGTGTCAATATGATGGCCGTTGAAGTTGGTTATCAGTTTCTAAACCTGTCTGCTGATGTATTTCTGAATGGAGAGAACCATGAAGTAATAATTGATAGTGGAACAACATTGGCTTATCTTCCCGAGGTGATTTATAGTCCACTAGTGAAAAAG ATACTCTCCTGGCAACCTGATCTGAAATTGCATCATGATGAGTATACATGCTTTGAATACTCTGGAAG TGTTGATGATGGATTTCCTCAAGTCACTTTTCATTTCGAAAATTCTCTATCTTTAAGAGTTAGACCCCATGAGTATCTGTTCCCGGAT GAAGATTTAGTTTGCATTGGATGGCAAAACAGTGCTAATCTATCAAGGGACAATTGGAACCTCACTGTTTTTGGAG ATTTGGTACTCTCAAATAGGCTAATCCTGTATGATCTTGAAAACCAGGCCATTGGTTGGACAGAATATAATT GCTCATCAAACATTTCATTAAAAGATGAAATTACTGGATTAGTTCATTTAGTAGGTGCTCACACCCTGTCGAGTGGTTCTCGTTTGACAGCGCAAATGGCTATGACATTCTTGTTGCTAGCAGCTCTGCTGCACAATCCATTCAACTAG
- the LOC107019776 gene encoding phospholipase A(1) DAD1, chloroplastic-like, which translates to MEFQGIKNWEGLLDPLDDDLRKEILRYGEFVEAAYRCFDFDMSSPTYATCLYPKSSMLTDSGLDKTGYKVIKNLYATCVVQMPRWTKKTFPNLASPRSSWIGYVAVCDDEKEITRLGRRDVVIAYRGTATSSEWLENFRATLTCLPDDMTTFDENYDQPMVQSGLLNLYTTNTQCDQSLQDTIREEISKIVDKYSDEPLSITITGHSLGAALATLTACDITTKFSNAPIVSVVSFGGPRVGNKSFRCLLEKNGTNILRIVNSDDPITKVPGFVIDDDIDDVAESHVASTGMPSWLQKFMEDTQWVYAEVGKELRLSSKGDIATCHDLKTYLDLVNNYENDTSLA; encoded by the coding sequence ATGGAATTTCAAGGGATCAAGAATTGGGAAGGGTTGCTTGATCCACTTGATGATGATCTCCGTAAGGAGATCTTGAGGTACGGGGAATTCGTTGAGGCAGCCTATCGTTGCTTCGACTTTGACATGTCATCACCCACGTACGCCACATGTCTTTATCCTAAGAGTTCAATGCTGACAGACTCTGGACTGGACAAGACCGGCTATAAGGTGATCAAGAACTTGTACGCCACGTGTGTGGTCCAAATGCCACGATGGACTAAAAAGACGTTCCCAAACCTAGCGTCCCCGCGATCCAGCTGGATCGGTTACGTGGCCGTTTGCGACGACGAAAAAGAGATCACAAGGCTCGGGCGTCGCGACGTCGTGATCGCTTATCGGGGTACCGCCACCTCATCTGAATGGCTCGAGAATTTTCGCGCCACGTTGACTTGCTTACCAGACGACATGACGACGTTCGACGAAAACTACGACCAACCCATGGTACAAAGTGGACTCTTGAACTTGTACACAACAAACACCCAATGTGACCAAAGTTTGCAAGACACAATTAGAGAAGAAATTAGCAAGATTGTTGATAAATATAGTGATGAGCCATTAAGTATAACTATCACAGGGCATAGTCTTGGTGCTGCCCTAGCAACATTAACAGCGTGTGATATTACAACAAAATTTAGTAACGCACCCATAGTAAGTGTTGTATCATTTGGAGGGCCAAGAGTTGGAAACAAAAGTTTTCGATGCCTATTAGAGAAAAATGGTACAAATATTCTCCGAATCGTCAACTCCGACGATCCCATTACAAAAGTTCCGGGATTCGTCATCGACGACGATATTGATGACGTGGCGGAAAGCCACGTGGCGTCTACGGGTATGCCAAGCTGGCTACAAAAGTTCATGGAGGATACCCAATGGGTGTATGCTGAGGTTGGCAAAGAACTTAGATTAAGTAGTAAAGGGGATATTGCCACGTGTCACGATCTCAAGACATATTTAGACTTAGTAAacaattatgaaaatgataCATCATTAGCATGA